A section of the Harmonia axyridis chromosome 2, icHarAxyr1.1, whole genome shotgun sequence genome encodes:
- the LOC123673422 gene encoding uncharacterized protein LOC123673422 has protein sequence MDIITMPYTEGYRYCLTCVDRFTRWPEAIPLQNQEASTIAKEFYTNWIARFGTPLRITTDQGRQFESSLFNELCKLTGTNHIRTTAYHPAANGMVERIHRQLKAAIKCHNNDRWTETLPSVLLGMRAAWREDMKATAAEMVYGEPLRLPGEFLSTSTDDGADTADFVVDLRQQIRRIRPINANYHGERPSFVFKELDTSPFVFVRHEGPKLGLQKPYDGPYEVLSRDPKHFIIKINDKETTVTIDRVKPAYIFDNLENEEHEEDHTEDPVENEANDQAIFPETRKTRSGRKVHFPKKYLTMIS, from the coding sequence ATGGACATTATCACCATGCCGTACACCGAAGGTTACCGATACTGCCTCACCTGTGTCGACCGATTTACCAGATGGCCAGAAGCAATCCCCCTTCAGAACCAGGAAGCATCCACCATCGCTAAGGAGTTCTACACCAATTGGATAGCGAGGTTCGGCACTCCACTCCGGATCACCACAGATCAAGGGAGACAATTCGAGTCAAGCCTGTTCAACGAGCTATGTAAGTTGACTGGCACGAACCACATCCGAACCACCGCCTACCACCCAGCAGCCAACGGTATGGTGGAAAGAATCCATCGACAGCTTAAGGCAGCTATCAAATGCCACAACAATGACAGATGGACCGAAACGCTTCCCAGTGTCCTCCTAGGGATGAGAGCAGCCTGGCGGGAAGACATGAAAGCAACCGCCGCAGAAATGGTATATGGAGAGCCATTAAGATTGCCTGGAGAATTTCTATCTACAAGTACGGATGACGGTGCGGACACAGCCGACTTCGTAGTGGATCTGAGGCAACAAATAAGAAGAATTAGACCTATCAACGCCAACTACCACGGAGAACGACCCAGCTTCGTTTTCAAGGAATTGGATACGTCACCGTTCGTTTTCGTCCGACATGAGGGCCCAAAATTAGGCTTGCAGAAACCCTACGACGGACCATACGAAGTTTTGAGTAGAGACCCAAAACATTTCATCATCAAGATCAATGACAAGGAAACGACGGTGACAATCGACCGTGTAAAACCAGCCTACATATTTGACAATCTCGAAAATGAAGAGCATGAGGAAGATCACACAGAAGATCCAGTAGAAAACGAAGCCAATGATCAAGCTATATTCCCGGAAACGAGGAAAACCAGATCCGGTAGGAAGGTACATTTCCCAAAGAAGTACCTAACTATGATTTCGTAA